A part of Fusarium oxysporum Fo47 chromosome III, complete sequence genomic DNA contains:
- a CDS encoding ribosomal protein L39e, translated as MPSHKSFRTKQKLAKAQKQNRPVPQWIRLRTGNTIRYNAKRRHWRKTRIGI; from the exons ATGCCG AGCCACAAGTCTTTCCGAACCAAGCAGAAGCTTGCCAAGGCCCAGAAGCAGAACCGCCCTGTGCCTCAATGGATTCGCCTCCGAACTGGTAACACCATCCG CTACAACGCTAAGCGAAGGCATTGGCGCAAGACCCGCATCGGTATCTAA
- a CDS encoding major facilitator superfamily domain-containing protein — translation MAVSPNVDVEKRHDSSDESGWSDTESWNPLNLSPMRKLHIVIAGFTCTFNGNFGSSMPSGALDIIAEQFSITNPVHLILLNSLYMVGYVLGPLLFGPLSEYIGRRPVLIGTYLGYIVFMLACSGAPNYAALLVFRFLGGINAAAPTTVIGGLYADILDDPSTRGNAMALYMTVTTIGPLIGPIVSGFSSPVSWRWPFWIAGMMAIAGLPLILTIPETYAPVLHNKMVKAHIKRREKENKKNKTEPTNEEPLELKPFNVRKIFLRPMKLLFTEPILTSTSVYLTLAYSVFYLMFQAYPRVFQGFYGLSPGMAGLAYIPFCVGVILSLGVFAIYTRYHDRQTAAGADWTKNHIYRRLPLACIASPCMVISLFWLGWTVWDSMSPIIPSLGGIFFGLGFQLLFMGMTNYLTDVFRSHSASALGAAAMLRSIGATTLPLAADSMYNNLGFHWAPSVLAFIALAMGVIPFVFIRYGERLARSSKTAREAFAIRD, via the exons ATGGCTGTCTCTCCCAATGTCGACGTCGAAAAGAGACACGACTCCTCAGACGAATCTGGCTGGTCTGACACAGAATCTTGGAATCCTCTCAACCTCTCACCTATGAGAAAACTACATATTGTCATCGCCGGCTTCACGTGTACTTTCAATGGAAACTTTGGCTCTTCTATGCCCTCGGGAGCTCTCGATATCATCGCCGAGCAGTTCAGCATTACCAACCCCGTTCACCTCATACTCCTCAACTCTCTATACATGGTGGGCTATGTCCTAGGGCCTCTTCTCTTTGGGCCTCTCAGTGAATATATTGGTCGGCGGCCTGTTCTCATTGGCACTTACTTGGGATACATCGTCTTTATGCTGGCTTGTTCTGGCGCACCCAACTATGCTGCCCTCCTAGTCTTTAGGTTTCTCGGTGGCATCAACGCTGCTGCTCCAACCACTGTCATCGGAGGTCTATACGCTGATATCCTCGACGATCCTTCGACTAGAGGTAACGCCATGGCTCTTTACATGACCGTCACTACAATCGGTCCTCTCATCGGGCCCATTGTATCTGGCTTTTCATCTCCCGTCTCCTGGCGCTGGCCATTTTGGATTGCTGGCATGATGGCCATTGCAGGACTTCCTCTTATCCTTACCATCCCAGAGACTTATGCCCCCGTGCTCCATAACAAGATGGTCAAGGCGCATATCAAGAGGCgagagaaggagaacaagaagaacaagactgaGCCAACTAATGAGGAGCCCTTGGAGCTGAAGCCCTTCAACGTCCGCAAGATCTTCCTTCGACCCATGAAGCTGCTCTTTACTGAGCCTATCCTTACATCTACTTCGGTGTATCTAACTTTAGCCTACTCTGTCTTTTATCTCATGTTTCAGGCGTATCCTCGTGTTTTCCAAG GATTCTATGGTCTTTCTCCCGGCATGGCAGGGCTTGCGTATATCCCAT TCTGCGTTGGTGTTATACTGTCTCTGGGTGTCTTCGCAATTTATACCCGATACCATGACAGGCAaactgctgctggtgctgattgGACAAAGAACCATATCTATCGAAGACTTCCTCTTGCGTGCattgcttctccttg CATGGTGATTTCTCTCTTCTGGCTCGGCTGGACGGTCTGGGACTCCATGTCTCCCATCATTCCGAGCCTCGGCGGTATATTCTTCGGCCTCGGTTTCCAGCTCCTCTTCATGGGAATGACCAACTATCTCACCGACGTGTTCCGAAGTCATTCTGCCTCTGCCCTCGGCGCTGCTGCCATGTTGCGATCTATCGGGGCCACCACGCTACCCCTCGCCGCGGACAGTATGTATAATAACTTGGGGTTTCACTGGGCGCCTTCGGTCCTCGCATTCATTGCTCTGGCGATGGGTGTCATTCCCTTTGTTTTCATCAGATATGGTGAGCGTCTGGCACGTAGTAGCAAGACTGCCAGGGAGGCGTTTGCTATCCGGGACTGA
- a CDS encoding Alg9-like mannosyltransferase family-domain-containing protein yields the protein MWRRTYLTLVLIRLWFALSPSYLHPDENFQGPEVIAGQIFSYPVRHTWEFTSENPIRSVFPLWPVYGLPMLLLRWLWIGNGKDGEIPPIAVFWTLRVLMFVISFVLEDWALHELIPSPKHRRVAVLLVASSYVTWTYQTHTFSNSVETLVVAWSLVLIQRVADPRQRSCVLSATVLGIVGVFGVFNRITFPAFLVVPGLRLLPVFWKRPTSLVYLTLAAALTTVIAIGLDTAFYLPGPITWTDLIHKPVVTPLNNFKYNSATENLAQHGLHPWYQHLVGNLPLLLGPAAALLIIRPKLSIRLWSAVSGLVVLSAFQHQEARFLLPTVPLFLSSIRMPRNQTILYGFTTVWIGFNLVLGSLMGIYHQGGVVPGQVFLSQQPDATQAIWWKTYTPPIWLLNGKNEFLTTRDVMGLKGEVLLEQLYGLATCDTPADRRNQEYLKEKNGTYLIAPASATWLDPYLSNKGLEGLRFREVWRYRKHLNLDDLDFGDDGVWDTLARVIGRRGLVAWRVTKSCPN from the exons ATGTGGCGACGCACATATCTCACGCTCGTCCTCATAAGGCTGTGGTTTGCGCTATCACCCAGTTATTTACACCCGGACGAGAACTTCCAAGGGCCCGAGGTCATAGCTG GCCAAATTTTTAGTTATCCCGTTCGACACACTTGGGAATTTACAAGCGAGAACCCTATCCGTAGTGTTTTCCCACTATGGCCCGTCTATGGTCTTCCTATGCTCCTCTTGCGGTGGCTATGGATCGGTAACGGCAAAGACGGAGAGATCCCACCTATTGCGGTTTTCTGGACTCTGCGCGTTCTCATGTTTGTCATCAgctttgttcttgaagatTGGGCGTTGCATGAGTTGATCCCGTCACCGAAGCATCGCCGTGTTGCCGTTCTCCTCGTCGCCTCGTCCTACGTGACCTGGACCTATCAGACGCACACGTTCTCCAACTCGGTAGAGACGCTCGTTGTTGCGTGGAGTCTCGTTCTGATCCAGCGAGTCGCTGATCCACGG CAGCGGTCATGCGTTTTATCTGCCACAGTGCTTGGAATAGTTGGAGTATTCGGTGTATTCAATCGAATCACGTTTCCAGCATTTCTTGTTGTTCCTGGGCTTCGACTGCTCCCTGTGTTCTGGAAGAG GCCTACGTCTCTCGTATACTTGACGTTAGCTGCGGCACTGACAACTGTCATTGCCATCGGTCTGGACACCGCGTTTTACCTGCCAGGTCCCATCACATGGACCGACCTGATCCATAAACCTGTAGTCACCCCTCTGAACAACTTCAAGTATAACTCAGCAACCGAGAACCTGGCGCAGCATGGCCTTCATCCTTGGTACCAGCATTTGGTGGGGAATTTGCCGTTGCTGCTGGGCCCAGCTGCAGCTTTGTTGATAATCAGACCCAAACTGTCAATCCGACTCTGGTCGGCAGTGTCTGGTTTGGTGGTACTATCGGCGTTTCAACATCAGGAGGCGAGATTCTTGCTCCCAACGGTACCACTATTTCTTTCGTCAATTCGCATGCCCCGAAACCAAACAATACTCTACGGCTTTACGACAGTTTGGATCGGGTTTAACCTCGTCCTCGGCTCGTTGATGGGTATCTACCATCAGGGAGGTGTGGTGCCGGGACAGGTCTTCCTGAGTCAGCAACCAGATGCCACCCAAGCTATCTGGTGGAAGACATATACACCGCCAATCTGGCTTCTTAATGGCAAGAATGAGTTCTTGACCACGCGAGACGTTATGGGTCTCAAGGGTGAGGTGCTACTTGAGCAACTCTACGGACTCGCCACATGCGACACTCCCGCCGACAGACGAAACCAGGAGTatctgaaggagaagaacgGTACATATCTGATCGCCCCGGCATCAGCGACATGGTTAGATCCGTACCTGTCCAACAAGGGCTTAGAGGGGCTACGATTTAGAGAGGTATGGCGTTACAGGAAACACTTGAAcctggatgatctggatTTTGGCGACGACGGCGTTTGGGACACCCTGGCCAGGGTTATTGGGCGACGGGGCCTCGTCGCCTGGAGAGTAACAAAAAGCTGCCCAAATtag
- a CDS encoding ADP-ribosylation factor family-domain-containing protein, translating to MGNSMSWFSNLLFAKKEIRILILGLDNAGKTTLLYRLKVGEVVTTIPTIGFNVESVTYKNLNFNVWDLGGQTSIRPYWRCYYANTAAVIFVVDSTDIERLHTASEELSAMLNEEELKDAALLVFANKQDQPGAKGAGEISEALRLGELRDRNWSIMACSAVDGSGVNEGMDWLVQTVNQD from the exons ATGGGAAACTCAATGTCATGGTTCTCCAACCTATTGTTTGCGAAAAAGGAGATCAGAATATTGATTCTCGGTCTG GATAACGCTGGAAAGACAACATTGCTGTACCGACTCAAG GTTGGCGAAGTTGTCACAACGATACCTACAATTGGCTTCAATGTCGAATCTGTCACATATAAAAACCTAAACTTTAACGTCTGG GATCTCGGCGGCCAAACAAGCATCCGACCTTACTGGCGGTGCTACTACGCCAACACAGCAGCTGTCATCTTTGTTGTGGACTCGACCGATATCGAGCGATTACACACCGCTTCAGAGGAGCTCTCGGCTATGCTGAACGAGGAGGAACTAAAGGATGCGGCCCTGCTGGTCTTTGCCAACAAGCAGGATCAACCAGGAGCCAAGGGCGCAGGTGAGATTTCAGAGGCATTGCGTCTGGGTGAGCTCCGCGACCGCAACTGGAGTATCATGGCCTGCTCAGCGGTCGATGGCAGCGGTGTGAATGAGGGCATGGATTGGCTTGTG CAAACTGTCAACCAGGACTGA
- a CDS encoding ketopantoate reductase PanE/ApbA-domain-containing protein, producing the protein MDKARILLVGCGGIGCIAALNLEFGGRAEVTAVLRSSYQIVKERGFTINSVDHGQIRGFRPTEILPSIPDVSKSGISPFDYVVCATKNIPVISTPVADIIRPAVTPGYTTILLLQNGLNIQVPVQEAFPDNVILSGISMCGSSEPKSGTIEHNLHDELRIGPFEDFGNAAERAKDLVARFNAGGRCTCHYDDNVTFSRWKKLLYNAVYNPVGALTRLDTGDMQLCPGLVDEVIRPGMKEIQAAAAAYGQELTDEMIEATIVTEPIDAHVSPSMLIDVRKEQYIEVENLLGEPLRAAQARQVPTPILQNHYSLASSYQWKLHSKKIISEMK; encoded by the exons ATGGATAAGGCAAGAATCCTACTCGTCGGCTGCGGGGGAATTGGCTGTATAGCAGCCCTCAACCTCGAGTTCGGAGGCCGGGCTGAGGTTACAGCTGTGCTGCGCTCAAGCTATCAAATAGTCAAAGAGCGAGGATTCACCATCAATTCTGTAGATCATGGTCAAATTCGTGGCTTTAGGCCAACTGAGA TCCTACCATCTATTCCTGATGTCTCCAAGTCCGGCATCTCACCCTTTGACTACGTTGTCTGTGCCACCAAGAATATACCAGTTATCTCTACTCCGGTGGCTGATATTATACGCCCTGCCGTTACTCCCGGATACACCACCATCTTGCTCCTTCAGAATGGACTTAACATTCAAGTTCCTGTCCAAGAGGCATTTCCGGATAATGTCATTCTCTCTGGTATCAGTATGTGTGGCTCCTCAGAGCCCAAATCTGGCACCATCGAACACAATCTGCACGATGAGCTGCGTATTGGCCCCTTTGAAGACTTTGGCAACGCTGCTGAGCGAGCAAAGGATCTTGTAGCACGCTTCAATGCTGGAGGACGCTGCACTTGCCACTACGATGATAACGTCACCTTCTCTCGATGGAAGAAGCTCCTCTATAATGCTGTTTACAATCCAGTTGGTGCTCTGACAAGACTAGACACTGGTGATATGCAGCTTTGTCCTGGCCTCGTCGACGAGGTTATACGGCCTGGCATGAAAGAAATACAAGCCGCAGCTGCAGCTTATGGACAGGAGCTTACAGATGAGATGATAGAAGCAACGATTGTGACCGAACCTATTGATGCTCATGTATCACCGAGTATGTTGATAGATGTTAGAAAG GAACAATACATTGAGGTTGAAAACCTCCTTGGTGAACCACTTAGAGCTGCCCAGGCACGTCAAGTACCAACTCCGATTCTTCAGAACCACTACTCTCTAGCAAGTAGCTATCAGTGGAAACTTCACAGCAAGAAGATTATCTCGGAGATGAAATGA
- a CDS encoding fungal-specific transcription factor domain-containing protein — protein sequence MPTERRDTTAHAPTGNAQPAVSRRRTNGRACITCHQRKVRCDILEKGTPCSHCQIQNKPNCTIYEKKKTRSSRASNSRPSPVPLQPRHSSQQPQPQRHHHHHQRQQPQCLTAPATPRATAALWPEVAVDPIARPSSSTSHYQHDSPSTMQDSAENEETYETRNLADFIGQDLPKVGEISRSERLYFIGTEFSNLNHLVRHRALRRDQKDVLHFGTRRLARKVPSVPEEALKLPPKALADELVTAYFAHVNPGFPIVDEDEFMTSYNGSDVPKLVSLPLLNAIFLVGAHVLSSTREDCRASTYTFFRRAKMLFDYRFEQHRETYLQVALLLTWQCDNLEDIVDNSWHWIGIGARTAFGMGMHRDARSSTLNTIDKRQWVRLWWCLFQFDVMVSASFGRPQAINLEESDTPMLDESHFQGIPHGNPTFAIEHTKLCIIFSTAMRRRVALRSTEADRAAATKEADEELAKFITQLPQSLQISHSNPDTWQATLHLSYHNFLILLHRPPPHQDPSRVSHHSATDHSICGDAVVAINSIFESLRARNTLCNLWLPSVHILFTSLLHIASELNSPNPLIAAKSSRMFDSLIHTLRDISQYWIYAKSLLRLFEERAMWKKRQRGHVLGSSEDRTFQQSQESPTTRTGASEFSLRPDPLGVPSIMGDAPSTLQPSSAPVPGPAYGFNFDYGVHQGLSYGEGFSNGLEIAGNGSEAMNLLPVPSVLEFLLAGVDNQYDF from the exons ATGCCCACCGAAAGGCGCGATACTACTGCCCATGCTCCAACTGGCAATGCTCAGCCAGCTGTCAGTAGACGGCGAACCA atggaagagcttgcaTAACTTGCCACCAACGCAAAGTCCGTTGTGATATCCTTGAAAAGGGCACACCCTGCTCTCACTGCCAGATCCAAAACAAGCCCAATTGCACAATATAcgagaagaaaaagacaagatCATCTCGCGCATCTAATTCTCGTCCCAGCCCCGTCCCCCTCCAGCCTCgtcattcttctcaacagccGCAGCCTCAGcgtcatcaccaccaccatcagcGACAGCAACCGCAATGCCTCACAGCTCCTGCAACACCCAGAGCAACGGCAGCCCTCTGGCCGGAAGTGGCCGTAGATCCGATTGCGCGGCCAAGTTCCAGCACTAGCCATTATCAACATGACTCTCCCTCAACTATGCAAGACTCTGCCGAGAACGAGGAAACCTACGAGACTCGCAATCTAGCTGACTTTATCGGTCAAGACCTACCAAAAGTCGGCGAGATCTCACGTTCTGAACGCCTCTACTTTATCGGCACCGAGTTCTCAAATCTCAACCATCTCGTGCGTCACAGAGCTCTACGAAGGGATCAAAAGGACGTGTTGCACTTTGGGACGCGTAGACTTGCGAGAAAGGTTCCTTCAGTCCCTGAAGAAGCTCTAAAGTTACCTCCTAAAGCCTtggctgatgagcttgtcaCAGCGTATTTCGCCCACGTCAATCCAGGGTTTCCAATtgtcgatgaggatgaattTATGACGAGCTACAATGGCTCTGACGTTCCGAAACTGGTGTCCTTACCATTGTTGAACGCCATATTCCTCGTCGGCGCCCATGTACTCTCCTCGACCCGAGAAGACTGTAGGGCCAGCACATATACCTTCTTCCGTAGAGCCAAGATGCTCTTTGACTACCGCTTCGAGCAGCACCGCGAGACGTACCTCCAAGTTGCTCTCCTATTGACATGGCAGTGTGACAACCTCGAAGATATCGTTGATAACTCATGGCACTGGATCGGAATTGGGGCCCGCACTGCCTTTGGAATGGGAATGCACCGGGACGCCCGTTCCAGTACCCTGAACACCATAGACAAACGTCAATGGGTCCGGCTCTGGTGGTGTCTATTTCAGTTTGACGTCATGGTTTCGGCGTCGTTTGGTCGACCGCAAGCAAT AAACCTAGAAGAGTCGGACACCCCGATGCTCGACGAAAGTCATTTTCAGGGCATTCCTCATGGCAACCCAACTTTCGCCATCGAGCATACAAAACTGtgcatcatcttctccacGGCCATGAGACGACGTGTAGCCTTACGATCCACAGAAGCCGATAGAGCAGCGGCAACCAAGGAAGCTGATGAGGAACTTGCTAAGTTTATAACCCAACTGCCGCAAAGTCTTCAAATCTCGCATTCCAACCCGGACACTTGGCAAGCAACTCTTCACCTCTCGTATCATAACTTTCTTATCCTTCTCCACCGGCCTCCGCCTCATCAAGATCCGAGCCGGGTTTCACATCACTCTGCCACGGATCACAGCATCTGTGGCGATGCTGTCGTAGCAATAAACTCCATCTTCGAATCTCTCCGCGCAAGGAATACGTTATGCAATCTATGGTTGCCTTCCGTCCACATTCTTTTCACCAGCCTGCTGCACATTGCCAGTGAGCTCAACTCTCCCAATCCTCTCATTGCTGCAAAGTCATCCCGCATGTTTGACTCTCTTATCCACACACTCCGAGATATATCACAGTATTGGATATATGCCAAGAGTCTTCTGCGGCTGTTTGAGGAACGGGCTATGTGGAAAAAGAGACAGAGAGGGCATGTACTAGGATCATCTGAAGATCGGACCTTTCAACAAAGTCAAGAGTCTCCGACTACTCGTACGGGCGCTTCCGAGTTTTCGCTGCGCCCTGATCCTCTTGGTGTCCCCAGTATCATGGGCGATGCTCCATCAACTCTTCAGCCATCTTCTGCCCCAGTACCTGGACCAGCATACGGCTTTAATTTCGACTACGGTGTGCACCAGGGTCTTTCATATGGCGAGGGCTTTTCGAACGGCCTTGAAATAGCCGGGAATGGGAGCGAGGCCATGAATCTGCTCCCTGTGCCTTCGGTACTGGAGTTTCTACTGGCTGGCGTTGATAATCAGTATGACTTCTGA
- a CDS encoding ribosomal protein L1-like protein produces the protein MSKITVANVRTQVGELLEYSNETKKRNFLETVELQIGLKNYDPQRDKRFSGTIRLPSIPRPNMSICILGDQHDIDRAKHGGVDAMSADDLKKLNKNKKLIKKLARKYDAFVASEALIKQIPRLLGPGLSKAGKFPTPVSHADDLTGRINEVKSTIKFQLKKVLCMGVAVGNVEMTQEQLVANIMLAINYLVSLLKKGWQNVGSLTIKASMSPPKRLY, from the exons ATGTCGAAGATCACAGTCG CTAATGTCCGGACGCAAGTCGGAGAGCTCTTGGAGTACTCCAACGAGACCAAGAAGCGTAACTTCCTTGAGACTGTTGAGCTTCAGATCGGCCTGAAGAACTATGACCCTCAGCGTGACAAGCGTTTCTCTGGCACCATCCGCCTGCCCTCCATCCCCCGACCCAACATGTCCATCTG CATTCTCGGTGACCAGCACGATATCGATCGTGCCAAGCACGGTGGTGTTGACGCCATGTCCGCTGAtgacttgaagaagctcaacaagaacaagaagctcatcaagaagcttgccCGCAAGTACGACGCCTTCGTTGCCTCCGAGGCCCTCATCAAGCAGATCCCCCGTCTCTTGGGTCCTGGTCTGTCCAAGGCCGGCAAGTTCCCCACTCCCGTCTCTCACGCCGACGACCTGACTGGCCGCATCAACGAGGTCAAGTCCACCATCAAGTTCCAGCTCAAGAAGGTTCTCTGCATGGGTGTCGCCGTCGGCAACGTCGAGATGACCCAGGAGCAGCTCGTCGCCAACATTATGCTGGCCATCAACTACCtcgtctctcttctcaagaagggcTGGCAGAACGTTGGAAGCCTTACCATCAAGGCTTCCATGTCTCCCCCCAAGCGCCTGTACTAA
- a CDS encoding Skp1 family, dimerization domain-containing protein, whose protein sequence is MSESTSTQKVWLASNDSATIEVDRVVAERSMLIKNMLEDIGDEGINAENPIPIPNVNEAVLRKVIEWCDHHRNDPLQAQDDDSDARKKTTDIEEWDQKFMQVDQEMLFEIILASNYLDIKPLLDVGCKTVANMIKGKSPEEIRKTFNITNDFTPEEEEQIRRENEWAEDR, encoded by the exons ATGTCCGAATCTACCTCTACACAGAAGGTCTGGCTGGCCTCCAATGACAGCGCCACCATCGAAGTCG ACCGCGTTGTTGCCGAACGATccatgttgatcaagaacatGTTGGAAGACATCGGTGATGAGGGCATCAATGCTGAAAACCCTATTCCTATCCCCAAC GTGAACGAGGCCGTTCTTCGCAAGGTGATTGAGTGGTGCGACCACCACCGCAACGACCCCCTCCAGGCACAGGATGATGATTCCGACGCTCGCAAGAAGACCACCGATATCGAAGAGTGGGACCAAAAGTTCATGCAGGTCGATCAGGAGATGCTGTTTGAAATCATCCTC GCATCCAACTACCTCGACATCAAGCCTCTTCTTGATGTCGGCTGCAAGACTGTTGCAAACATGATCAAGGGCAAGTCTCCCGAAGAGATCCGCAAGACTTTCAACATTACGAACGACTTCACTcccgaggaggaggagcagatCCGCCGTGAGAATGAGTGGGCTGAGGATCGTTAA